Genomic DNA from Providencia sp. PROV188:
ACTATTACTTAAAGAGCTAATTTTAATAAAGGTGCTACTATGAACAGTCAATTAAGTCATCAGGTGATAAAAAAAGTACGCATAGATAAAAGTAACCCACATGCGATACTCGATTTAACCTCTAAGGGTCTTATCATAATAGAAAAAGGGTCAATATTGCTGGAAACTCCAGCCGCAAATGAGAGCCTACATGAAGGTGATATTCTCTACCATAAACAGGGGTCATATTCGTTTAAAACAGAGAACAATACACTAGATGGTGAATTCTTATGGATCTCATTGGATGATAAGTTTTTACGTGAGTATTTATCTCATTACGGATCACAATTAAGTGAGATTGAGCGAGCTGACAATGTCGCTAATGACATCATCAAGTTTACAACAAGCCCATTGATTAATGAGTTAAAAAATAGCTTAGAATCATTTATTCAAACTCAATATCCTGAAATGATCCTTAAATTAAGGATTAATGAGCTACTCTTGTTATTATCTTATAGTGAGCAAGGTGCAACTCTGTTGTCCAATTTACGACAACTCAGTAATCGTCAAGCTGAGCGTTTGCAGACATTCATGGAAAATAATTATTTAAAAGAGTGGAAGTTAAATGAGTTTGCCAGAACGTTTGGCATGGGCTTAACAACATTCAAAGAGCTATTTCATACTGTTTATGCAACATCACCTCGTTCTTGGATCAGTGAGAAGCGCATCATGTATGCACACCAATTATTGATAAATACGTCGATGAGTATTGTAGAAGTTTCTATGGAAGCCGGCTTTTCAAGTCAGTCTTACTTTACTCAAAGCTATCATAAGCGCTTTGGTTATACCCCCAGTAGGTCGCGTAAAGCCGCCTAGTACCTTCCTCACGTTATATGCCCTGTCAGTATAGGATTAATGTCTTAGCTACACTGACAGAAAGGCAACCCCGCTATCGTTGAAAATAAAAAAAGAGCCTACTATTTAAGTAAGCCCCTTCTTTTTATTTAGAACCTTATTAATCAGTTCGCTTGAATCACTTTCAAATCAATAATTGACATTGAGTTTGGCGGCACTTCACCAGGAATACCTTCTGGGCCATAACCACCTTCAGGCTCAATATAAATTTTGACCATTCCGCCAACACCCACTTTCTCTACGAACGAGTTCATGGGTGGTGGAAGTTGATCATAAGGTAACACCATTGGATTTTTTTCTGTATGCATAACGGTCACCTTGCCATCGGTAAGTTGTTCTCGCATGATCAATGTGATTTTTTTGTCTTTCACATTTGTAATTGGTGTACCTTTTTGTAAAACCTTATAATAAGTATAATTATCTAACTTACTGTATTTCTGCTGTTTTATACCCTGCAGGATCTTCTGATTCCGCTTTTCATTCTCTTTGGCAATAGTCGTATTATCCGCAGATGGGATTTGGATAATGGTCGGCGCTTTACCTGTAGGTGACTTTTTGCTCGTTCTTAATGCATCATTCTCTTCACGTAACTGAGTCACGCGCTGATTAAGATCCCTAATTTGCGCTTTCAGTCCCTCATCTGTTGAAAATGATTTCAAGGATGCCAACTCATCTTTTGCTTTCTTCAAACTATCTTGAACACTAGCAAGCTCCAGCTTAGATTTGTTATCCGCCGCTGTTTTTTCATCGAGCTGCTTCTTGAGTTGAAGCAATTCCTGATCTTTTTTCGAGAGATTCTCGGCATTAAATTTTTCAGCATCTAACTTTAACGCATTCAATTGTTTGTTCGCATCTAGCAGCTTTTGCTCGATGTCTGCTTGCTGTTTGTTGCGATTGGCAATGTCACCTTCAAGCTTAGCAATCAATGCTTCTTTTTCTTTGGCTTGTGACATCAATTGAGTATTTTGAGACTCTAGCTGCTGTTTATCAGACAGTTGCGCTTTTAACGAATCTTGAATGCCTTTATTCTCTTGATCTAACTTTGTTAAAGCTTCTTCTCGGCCTTTGAGTAAGCTAATTTGCTTATTCAATTCCGCAGTTAATTCTTTGACTTGTAGGTCAGTATCTTTGCCTGCAAGTTCAGTCTGTTTTTCTAATTCAGCACGCAGTTTTTGCACTTCAGTATTTGCTTGTGCTAACTGTTTTTTCGCATCCGCATAGCTTTGCTCATTCGATGTTAGCTGCGCTTGTAACTGTGCGTACTGATTTTGGCTATCCGCCAGTTGCTTAGCTATTTTTTCATGGGCATTTTGCTGAGTAACCTGTTGTTTCTTCGCTTCTGCTAACTCAACATCCAGTGCATTTTTTTGCACTAACTTAGCGGTTTGCTCAACTAATGTTGCTTGAATTTTATCGTTCTGCTGTGATTTTTCAGCGAGTTGAGTCAAAAGCTTCTGGTTTTGCTCAGATAAAGCTTTAACTTGTTTGTCGCTAGCTTGAGCCATCAACGCGGCTTTATTTTCCAGCTCTTGCTTCACGTTTTGCAAGTCTGTACTAGCCTTAGCTAGCAGCTGCTTAGATGTAGCTAATTCAGCTTCTACCACAGATTTTTGTTTTACTTTATCTGCCAGTTGCTGATTTTGTTGTTCAAGCTGCTTAACCGCGTCTTGCTGTTGTTTCAGTGCTAATTGGACATCATTTTTTT
This window encodes:
- a CDS encoding helix-turn-helix transcriptional regulator, giving the protein MNSQLSHQVIKKVRIDKSNPHAILDLTSKGLIIIEKGSILLETPAANESLHEGDILYHKQGSYSFKTENNTLDGEFLWISLDDKFLREYLSHYGSQLSEIERADNVANDIIKFTTSPLINELKNSLESFIQTQYPEMILKLRINELLLLLSYSEQGATLLSNLRQLSNRQAERLQTFMENNYLKEWKLNEFARTFGMGLTTFKELFHTVYATSPRSWISEKRIMYAHQLLINTSMSIVEVSMEAGFSSQSYFTQSYHKRFGYTPSRSRKAA
- a CDS encoding FKBP-type peptidyl-prolyl cis-trans isomerase translates to MRLNLRLCVSLALFSTCFSTASYAERFNNVIDDFDTYLQSENEGQKPKPRPVEVPLSVKSQAQGYDVLSSLSPVPVPKENRQVTAGKVKNTKEKKVAQRSSNAVTSSESQNTKASASTPIEPKTPVQVAEPAQVADTDIKPAIDVCLLPSESQSYQPASSYLLQGNQWNPKYLAKDFAKYQVIIDPLGLYSSNFTKKAGTENSVNLAQLAKLIEQQQLKNLYRFGVAQGVGELISYNKLLTDGQLVTKLTNYNKDIAELNRIITEKQTTIAKLSGDIAASKLQIEQLQSVVKSVDNKAVIDGLNSELAKSQKVIAEKQANLDNLTKQNSQSLDTIKQLEKQLSDGVIEATNAKKQLADKDKQVTDAHQRIEQLTSEIVKLQSDAKQQLQSSGNTDEQLKSVSTNLVQQEALLKQREDELKQAQAQKNDVQLALKQQQDAVKLLEQQNQQLTAQMKQQLADKDKQVTDAHQHIEQLTSEITKLQSDAKQQLQSSGNTDEQLKSVSANLVQQQALLKQREDELKQAQAQKNDVQLALKQQQDAVKQLEQQNQQLADKVKQKSVVEAELATSKQLLAKASTDLQNVKQELENKAALMAQASDKQVKALSEQNQKLLTQLAEKSQQNDKIQATLVEQTAKLVQKNALDVELAEAKKQQVTQQNAHEKIAKQLADSQNQYAQLQAQLTSNEQSYADAKKQLAQANTEVQKLRAELEKQTELAGKDTDLQVKELTAELNKQISLLKGREEALTKLDQENKGIQDSLKAQLSDKQQLESQNTQLMSQAKEKEALIAKLEGDIANRNKQQADIEQKLLDANKQLNALKLDAEKFNAENLSKKDQELLQLKKQLDEKTAADNKSKLELASVQDSLKKAKDELASLKSFSTDEGLKAQIRDLNQRVTQLREENDALRTSKKSPTGKAPTIIQIPSADNTTIAKENEKRNQKILQGIKQQKYSKLDNYTYYKVLQKGTPITNVKDKKITLIMREQLTDGKVTVMHTEKNPMVLPYDQLPPPMNSFVEKVGVGGMVKIYIEPEGGYGPEGIPGEVPPNSMSIIDLKVIQAN